From the Arvicola amphibius chromosome 2, mArvAmp1.2, whole genome shotgun sequence genome, one window contains:
- the LOC119807369 gene encoding taste receptor type 2 member 143-like: MSSTPTIIFMIIFCLMSLASMLQNGFVIIVLGREWMRNRALPAADMIVASLASSRFCLHGISTLTNILASFGFCYQANILSILWDFTNTLILWLTAWLAVFYCVKISSFSHPTLFWLKWRISRLVPRLLLGSLIMGGLSGTISATGNIIAIQVISSQGSLGNCTVGHMTLDFFWHTYLSHVALMWFTPFFLFLVSFILLMFSLYRHVGKMRDHRPEPGDLRTQAHTMALKSLTFFFIFYILFFLSLISFITKTKTLQNQWFWPREVIIYVGISLNSIILMFSNPKLRKSLKMILGHPCCPKL; encoded by the coding sequence ATGTCCTCCACACCCACAATCATCTTCATGATCATCTTTTGCCTGATGTCACTGGCTTCTATGTTACAGAATGGCTTCGTAATCATTGTGCTGGGCAGAGAGTGGATGCGGAACCGGGCCTTGCCAGCAGCTGACATGATTGTGGCCTCTCTTGCTTCTTCCCGGTTCTGCCTACATGGGATATCCACCCTGACCAATATCTTGGCCTCCTTTGGTTTCTGTTACCAAGCAAACATTCTTAGCATCCTCTGGGACTTCACCAACACTCTCATTTTGTGGCTTACTGCCTGGCTTGCCGTCTTCTACTGTGTGAAgatctcctccttctcccaccctACCCTCTTTTGGCTCAAGTGGAGGATCTCTCGTTTAGttcccaggctgctgctgggctCTCTCATCATGGGTGGCCTGTCAGGCACTATATCAGCCACTGGAAACATCATTGCTATCCAGGTGATCAGCTCCCAGGGTTCCCTTGGGAATTGCACTGTTGGCCACATGACACTGGATTTCTTTTGGCACACTTACCTGTCGCATGTAGCGCTCATGTGGTTcactcctttcttcctgttcctaGTGTCCTTTATCTTGCTTATGTTCTCACTGTACCGGCATGTGGGGAAGATGCGGGACCATCGGCCTGAGCCTGGTGATCTCCGGACTCAGGCTCATACCATGGCTCTAAAATCCCTtaccttcttcttcatcttctatatattatttttcctGTCTCTGATAAGTTTTattacaaaaaccaaaaccttgCAGAATCAGTGGTTTTGGCCCAGAGAAGTCATTATCTATGTGGGCATCTCTTTGAACTCCATCATCCTGATGTTTAGCAACCCCAAGCTGAGAAAGAGCCTGAAGATGATTTTAGGGCATCCGTGCTGCCCTAAGCTTTGA